The following coding sequences lie in one Arachis hypogaea cultivar Tifrunner chromosome 4, arahy.Tifrunner.gnm2.J5K5, whole genome shotgun sequence genomic window:
- the LOC112796662 gene encoding small ribosomal subunit protein eS17z: MNFISIGRSSFPLGPCQKRKQTRPSITEHKTLIAHVYPATPTLPSRVVLRVYLSEEERKNRERMGRVRTKTVKKSSRQVIERYYSRMTLDFHTNKKVLEEVALIPSKRLRNKIAGFSTHLMKRIQKGPVRGISLKLQEEERERRMDFVPDVSAIDIQHIEVDKETIDMLQSLGMSDVPGITQVDPVPVQQIPFGRPGAGFGGAQRRY, translated from the coding sequence atgaattttatttctattggtcGATCCAGTTTTCCATTAGGGCCGTGTCAAAAAAGAAAGCAAACCCGGCCCAGCATCACAGAGCACAAAACCCTAATAGCTCATGTATACCCTGCCACCCCCACTCTTCCTTCTCGTGTTGTTCTCAGAGTCTACCTCtccgaagaagaaagaaaaaacagagaaagaatggGGCGCGTGAGAACCAAGACGGTGAAAAAATCTTCTCGCCAGGTTATCGAGAGGTACTACTCTCGCATGACCCTTGACTTCCATACCAACAAGAAGGTTCTAGAAGAAGTCGCACTCATTCCTTCCAAGAGGCTCCGCAACAAGATCGCAGGCTTCTCCACTCACCTCATGAAGCGGATTCAGAAGGGACCGGTCAGAGGCATCTCCCTCAAGCTTCAAGAAGAGGAGAGGGAGCGTCGCATGGACTTCGTTCCTGATGTGTCCGCCATTGACATTCAACACATCGAGGTCGATAAGGAGACAATCGACATGCTTCAGTCTCTAGGTATGTCTGACGTCCCTGGAATCACTCAGGTCGATCCTGTTCCTGTTCAGCAGATCCCGTTTGGCCGCCCTGGCGCTGGATTCGGCGGTGCTCAGAGGAGGTACtga